A part of Schistosoma mansoni strain Puerto Rico chromosome W, complete genome genomic DNA contains:
- a CDS encoding putative rho gtpase activating protein — protein MTVSYETGFKASQLDESILSLAVFKDFLRELPEPLFTSALYPMFYDAMQIALPGFTQSGAKLVLNILDCLPANNQEILLYLLDHFKRLTNNCEVNKMDTQNLATCLAPVLFYPSPSSARNLDPNILEPRKMAEIFKFILEIWPDDRSKSYKFNPAESWTSPYSSNPPLPEEQHQTGFHPQYHHHPKHRYDQSSHRASSAIRSTISGPAGTGLGYRSPHTVQRSSILASKAESDKSDYAGIGRSGTVKYGNGSNGSSRQAVGQEGHRRTSRDPRQTVSFGNAKTIRTHSAQRKTLSQTDITLGSTREYTVGFDFRDQQVMLPSDESNIRVHPRFQDIPTTGSTGTDSGTRSSLSVGSRQPCPPSHASSSVDRVHFYDMLPNRRLFPLLLDLDLILQKDFIIEIKIAAHNNILLGKDSQLGGKSTLDKPNPTLPNV, from the exons CTGTATTTAAAGATTTTCTTCGAGAATTACCAGAACCCTTATTTACTAGTGCATTGTATCCAATGTTTTATGATGCCATGCAAATAGCATTGCCTGGATTTACACAAAGCGGTGCAAAActtgtattgaatattttagACTGCCTACCAGCAAATAATCAG GAAATCCTTTTGTACCTCTTGGACCATTTTAAACGACTGACAAATAATTGTGAAGTGAATAAAATGGATACACAAAATCTAGCAACTTGTCTTGCTCCTGTGCTATTCTATCCTTCACCAAGTTCTGCGAGGAATCTTGATCCAAATATTTTGGAACCTAGAAAAATGGccgaaatatttaaatttattttagaaaTTTGGCCAGATGACCGTTCAAAGTCGTATAAATTTAATCCTGCAGAATCTTGGACTTCACCCTATTCTTCAAATCCTCCACTACCAGAAGAACaacatcaaactggatttcacccCCAATATCATCACCATCCAAAACATCGATACGATCAATCCAGTCATCGAGCATCAAGTGCCATTAGATCGACAATATCCGGACCAGCTGGAACTGGACTGGGCTATCGATCTCCACACACTGTACAAAGATCTAGCATTTTAGCCAGTAAGGCCGAATCAG ATAAGTCAGATTATGCAGGAATAGGTAGAAGCGGAACTGTGAAATACGGAAATGGATCTAATGGTTCATCAAGACAAGCAGTTGGTCAAGAAGGACATCGGAGAACTAGTAGAGATCCTCGACAAACTGTTAGTTTTGGTAATGCAAAAACTATACGAACACATTCAGCTCAAAGAAAAACATTATCTCAAACAGATATCACTTTGGGTAGCACCAGAGAGTATACAGTAGGCTTTGATTTCCGAGATCAGCAGGTGATGCTTCCAAGTGATGAGTCAAACATCCGTGTACATCCGCGTTTTCAAGATATTCCAACAACCGGATCTACCGGAACAGATAGTGGAACACGCTCAAGCTTATCAGTTGGTTCAAGACAACCCTGTCCTCCATCACATgctagctcatcagttgacaGAG TGCACTTCTATGACATGCTTCCTAATCGTCGTTTGTTTCCGTTGTTACTTGATTTGGATTTGATTCTTCAAAA AGATTTTATTATAGAAATTAAGATTGCAGCTCACAACAACATACTACTTGGAAAGGACTCACAGCTTGGTGGAAAATCTACTCTTGACAAACCTAATCCTACACTACCAAAcgtttaa